One genomic window of Thalassoroseus pseudoceratinae includes the following:
- a CDS encoding ParB N-terminal domain-containing protein: protein MQLRTLPITDLKPAPYNPRVELKPGMPGYERLARSLDEFELVQPVVWNEQTGHVVGGHQRLSVLRDRGVTEVPAVVVSLSLEREKALNIALNNANVGGDWDPTKLVELLSDLDGQEDFDATLTGFDAEELKNLVLAPDPNFAPETSEDTPETEPIVQVTFEIPEADWPDHRERFDSLIAELDLKVHVRLPS from the coding sequence ATGCAACTCCGCACGTTACCCATCACGGACCTCAAACCCGCACCGTACAATCCGCGGGTCGAACTCAAACCGGGCATGCCGGGGTATGAACGCTTAGCTCGCTCGTTGGATGAATTTGAACTCGTTCAACCGGTTGTTTGGAACGAACAGACCGGGCACGTGGTTGGTGGGCATCAACGTTTGTCGGTCCTGCGGGATCGCGGTGTGACGGAAGTGCCCGCCGTCGTGGTGTCGTTGTCCCTCGAACGAGAAAAAGCACTCAACATCGCTTTGAACAATGCGAATGTCGGCGGCGATTGGGACCCGACGAAGCTCGTTGAGTTGCTCTCCGATCTCGACGGACAAGAAGACTTCGATGCCACCCTCACCGGCTTCGACGCCGAAGAATTGAAGAATCTCGTCCTCGCCCCCGATCCAAATTTCGCACCGGAAACGTCCGAAGACACGCCGGAAACCGAACCAATCGTGCAAGTCACCTTCGAAATCCCCGAAGCCGATTGGCCGGATCACCGCGAGCGTTTCGATTCGCTCATCGCGGAACTCGACCTGAAAGTCCACGTGCGTCTGCCATCCTAA
- a CDS encoding mechanosensitive ion channel family protein translates to MQKIQSLLTEELQSWFELAVKNLPNLAVALIVFVIFYFLAKITARVFGKVVAKITSSESVQNLLTSIVKISVIVVGLFIALGILDLDKTVTSLLAGAGVIGLALGFAFQDITANFISGILIAFNKPYRMGDIVEVGDYLGKVTSIDLRTTTITTFQGIEALVPNRMLFTDPIKNYTNIPERRIDLAVGVSYGDDLSKVEAVLLEGLQDLPNRLKTKDIDVFFTGFGGSSIDLEVRIWVQYSDHRSYLVTRSEAIKLVKTIFDDNDIMIPFPIRTLDFGIRGGEKLSEMNLDS, encoded by the coding sequence ATGCAGAAGATTCAGAGCCTTTTAACGGAAGAATTACAAAGCTGGTTTGAGCTGGCAGTCAAGAACTTGCCGAACTTGGCTGTGGCTTTAATTGTCTTTGTCATCTTCTATTTTTTGGCCAAGATCACTGCACGTGTTTTCGGAAAAGTTGTCGCGAAGATCACGTCTTCCGAAAGCGTGCAAAACCTACTGACTTCCATCGTCAAGATTAGTGTCATTGTCGTTGGGCTGTTTATTGCCCTTGGCATCTTGGATCTCGACAAGACCGTGACATCGCTCCTGGCCGGAGCGGGAGTCATCGGGTTGGCGTTAGGTTTTGCGTTTCAAGATATCACCGCGAACTTCATCTCTGGAATCTTGATCGCGTTTAATAAGCCTTACCGGATGGGGGATATCGTCGAAGTGGGCGACTATCTGGGCAAAGTCACATCGATCGATCTTCGGACAACCACAATCACCACGTTTCAAGGAATTGAAGCTCTTGTTCCGAATCGGATGCTGTTCACCGATCCCATCAAGAACTACACGAACATCCCCGAGCGAAGAATTGATTTAGCAGTTGGCGTTTCTTACGGCGATGATTTGTCGAAGGTCGAAGCGGTCCTTCTCGAAGGTCTTCAAGATCTGCCAAACAGATTGAAAACGAAGGATATCGACGTCTTTTTCACGGGTTTTGGCGGCAGCTCGATTGATTTGGAAGTGCGAATTTGGGTTCAGTATTCCGATCACCGGAGCTATCTCGTCACACGTAGTGAAGCGATCAAGCTGGTGAAAACGATCTTTGATGACAACGACATCATGATCCCCTTCCCAATTCGCACATTGGATTTCGGTATTCGGGGCGGAGAAAAACTCTCTGAGATGAACCTCGACAGTTAG
- a CDS encoding response regulator yields MTHDTVGRPMDILLVEDSVVAARLTIGAIKKGEVAHRLTWLSDGEDALEFLYRRGKYAQAPRPDLILLDLTLPGCDGREVLAEIKADESLQSIPVVILTGSTAEDDLIESERLHVESYMTKPVDFGKFLQLLRDLSRFWHEDMILPAGAK; encoded by the coding sequence ATGACTCATGATACGGTCGGACGACCGATGGATATCTTGCTAGTGGAAGACAGCGTCGTAGCCGCTCGTCTGACGATTGGTGCCATCAAGAAAGGTGAAGTCGCTCATCGGCTGACTTGGCTCAGTGATGGCGAGGATGCACTGGAATTCTTGTACCGGCGAGGGAAGTACGCTCAAGCCCCACGACCGGATTTGATCCTGCTCGATCTGACGTTACCTGGCTGCGATGGTCGGGAAGTGTTGGCGGAGATCAAAGCGGATGAATCGCTCCAGTCGATCCCGGTTGTCATTCTGACAGGTTCCACCGCGGAAGATGATCTGATCGAAAGCGAACGCTTGCACGTCGAAAGCTACATGACCAAGCCGGTCGACTTTGGAAAGTTCTTGCAACTTCTTCGCGATCTAAGCCGCTTCTGGCACGAAGACATGATCTTGCCCGCCGGCGCAAAATAA
- a CDS encoding bifunctional 5,10-methylenetetrahydrofolate dehydrogenase/5,10-methenyltetrahydrofolate cyclohydrolase — protein MSASIIDGKAIAAKRREQIATEAKAFTEKTGVKPHLAAILVGDDPASAVYVRNKQRACEQANIQSTLHRLTAETTQSQLLDLIAECNAAADVHGILVQLPLPSHIEEKAVLDAVIATKDVDAFHPENVGLIVQNRPRFLPCTPAGVQILLEESGTETAGKHAVVLGRSEIVGKPMAILLMQRGPLANATVTVCHSRTENLAEITRTADILIAAIGKPKFVTQDMVKPGATVIDVGTNRVDGKLVGDVDFEPIKEIATAITPVPGGVGPMTIAMLLRNTLTAAQLATA, from the coding sequence GTGTCGGCGAGCATCATTGACGGCAAAGCCATCGCAGCGAAGCGACGGGAACAAATCGCCACGGAAGCCAAAGCGTTCACCGAGAAAACCGGGGTCAAACCGCATTTGGCCGCGATTCTCGTCGGAGACGACCCCGCCAGCGCGGTTTACGTCCGCAACAAACAACGGGCTTGTGAACAAGCGAATATCCAGAGCACGCTGCATCGGTTGACCGCCGAAACGACCCAGTCGCAACTGCTCGATCTCATCGCCGAATGCAACGCCGCCGCCGATGTGCACGGAATTCTTGTTCAGTTGCCGTTGCCGTCGCACATCGAGGAAAAAGCCGTATTGGACGCGGTGATCGCGACGAAAGATGTCGACGCCTTCCATCCGGAGAACGTGGGGTTGATCGTGCAAAACCGGCCCCGGTTCCTGCCCTGCACGCCTGCCGGTGTGCAGATTCTCTTGGAAGAAAGCGGCACCGAGACGGCCGGGAAACATGCTGTTGTGCTCGGACGCAGCGAAATCGTCGGCAAGCCGATGGCGATACTCCTCATGCAACGCGGTCCGCTGGCGAATGCGACGGTAACGGTTTGTCATAGTCGAACCGAGAACCTTGCCGAGATCACCCGCACCGCCGACATTCTGATCGCTGCCATCGGGAAGCCCAAGTTCGTTACCCAGGACATGGTCAAACCCGGTGCGACCGTGATTGACGTCGGCACTAACCGCGTTGATGGCAAACTCGTCGGCGATGTCGACTTCGAGCCCATCAAAGAAATTGCTACCGCCATCACCCCCGTCCCCGGCGGCGTGGGACCGATGACGATCGCCATGTTGCTCCGAAATACCCTGACGGCGGCACAACTTGCCACCGCGTAA
- a CDS encoding VOC family protein, protein MKRVTGFGGVFFKSPDPKALGEWYRKHLGMDVQDWGGVTFQWATPDNPSGVGTTVWSPFKEKTDYFEPSKADFMINLRVDDLHALLAVLREEGCQVDDKTEDSEFGKFGWVIDPDGNKVELWEPPEGS, encoded by the coding sequence ATGAAACGAGTGACCGGTTTCGGCGGTGTATTCTTCAAATCCCCTGACCCAAAAGCACTCGGTGAGTGGTATCGCAAGCACTTGGGGATGGATGTGCAAGACTGGGGTGGCGTGACATTTCAGTGGGCAACGCCCGACAACCCATCCGGAGTCGGCACGACGGTTTGGAGTCCGTTCAAAGAGAAGACCGACTATTTTGAGCCGAGCAAAGCCGACTTTATGATCAACCTTCGCGTCGATGATTTGCACGCTTTGCTAGCCGTGCTTCGAGAAGAAGGTTGCCAAGTCGATGACAAAACCGAAGATTCCGAATTCGGCAAGTTCGGCTGGGTCATCGACCCCGATGGCAACAAAGTCGAACTCTGGGAACCGCCAGAAGGATCGTGA
- a CDS encoding biotin--[acetyl-CoA-carboxylase] ligase codes for MPASKRFSSLDPLTVGTLLGVLAALAYTGANTSLRFLARENSMDWAFWVTTWKSVPAALVAWVIIGYRMSQGLVALPPRKTWGVLIAGGLMMQIGGNVMFQWALSYIGLALTVPMTFSTILLSSAILGRIFLNEPVNKQTLIAIGLLILAICSLSAGSGESARSVLETVSVTEVLLAIGAAIIAGTAYGSGGVLIKRHLTSELPLAATLVFFNTTGVVVLGVLSAVRLGPAELMKTAPLDLTAMLTAGVFNAIAFFSLGAALRRIPVVRANLINASQAALCSFAGVMFFHEAVTIWLLIGFALTIAGLIIMGRKTRVRTQAVDNTESASDTPPSMTDPSQFRSELLENTFLEFIEIHQELPSTNDRALELASEDDLQLPALVLAHRQSAGRGRGANRWWADKGTLTFSLIIDAHHFHVPPERWTKISLVVGMAICKATHEFLHPKRPSLKWPNDVLIDGRKLCGILIEMPSAGSGRVVIGIGLNVNTNFETAPEDIRSRATSLRDETGLDHNLNEVLLMVLRALETELTGLANDVDLPSRWDRWCWLTGRTVEVENGQPATHGLCRGIDADGALLIDTNTGTKRVYSGVVRSIS; via the coding sequence ATGCCCGCCTCGAAACGTTTTTCATCGCTTGATCCACTCACCGTCGGCACACTGCTTGGTGTGTTGGCGGCGTTGGCGTACACAGGGGCGAACACGTCGTTGCGGTTTCTCGCCCGCGAGAACAGCATGGACTGGGCGTTCTGGGTGACGACTTGGAAAAGCGTGCCGGCGGCGCTCGTGGCGTGGGTCATCATCGGCTATCGGATGTCGCAAGGTTTGGTCGCGTTGCCACCACGGAAAACGTGGGGCGTGCTGATCGCCGGCGGTTTGATGATGCAGATCGGCGGCAACGTGATGTTCCAATGGGCGTTGTCGTACATCGGCCTCGCGCTGACGGTGCCGATGACGTTCTCGACGATCCTACTTTCCAGCGCGATCCTGGGACGCATCTTCCTCAACGAACCGGTCAACAAGCAAACGCTGATCGCAATTGGTTTGTTGATCCTCGCGATTTGTAGCCTGAGTGCCGGAAGCGGTGAGTCGGCCCGTTCCGTCTTGGAAACCGTGAGCGTGACGGAAGTGTTGCTCGCGATTGGGGCGGCCATTATCGCAGGAACGGCTTACGGATCGGGCGGCGTTTTGATCAAGCGTCATCTCACCAGCGAATTGCCACTCGCCGCGACACTTGTCTTCTTCAACACCACCGGCGTGGTCGTGTTGGGCGTGTTGAGTGCCGTACGTCTCGGTCCCGCTGAACTGATGAAAACCGCCCCGCTGGATTTGACAGCCATGCTGACCGCAGGCGTCTTCAATGCCATCGCGTTCTTTTCTCTCGGTGCGGCACTGCGGCGAATTCCCGTTGTGCGAGCGAACCTCATCAACGCTTCGCAAGCCGCGTTATGCTCGTTCGCCGGCGTGATGTTCTTTCACGAAGCCGTCACGATTTGGCTGTTGATTGGCTTCGCACTAACCATCGCTGGATTGATCATCATGGGTCGGAAGACACGTGTTAGAACGCAGGCGGTCGACAACACGGAATCGGCGTCAGATACGCCTCCGAGCATGACGGACCCAAGCCAATTCCGATCCGAACTTCTGGAGAATACGTTCCTCGAATTCATTGAAATTCACCAAGAACTTCCATCGACGAACGATCGTGCATTGGAATTGGCGAGTGAAGACGACCTGCAACTCCCGGCGTTGGTTTTGGCTCATCGACAGTCAGCCGGACGTGGTCGCGGGGCGAATCGGTGGTGGGCCGACAAGGGCACATTGACGTTCTCGCTGATCATCGACGCTCATCACTTCCATGTTCCGCCGGAACGCTGGACGAAGATTTCCCTTGTCGTTGGTATGGCGATCTGCAAGGCCACGCATGAGTTTCTTCACCCCAAACGTCCGAGTCTGAAGTGGCCGAACGATGTGCTCATCGACGGTCGTAAACTCTGTGGGATTCTCATCGAGATGCCCTCTGCGGGATCGGGTCGTGTGGTCATCGGCATTGGTCTGAACGTCAACACGAACTTTGAAACCGCCCCCGAAGATATCCGCAGTCGGGCGACCTCGCTTCGTGACGAAACTGGCCTCGACCACAACCTGAATGAAGTTTTGCTCATGGTGCTGCGGGCATTGGAAACGGAACTCACCGGTTTGGCAAACGATGTCGATCTGCCGAGTCGTTGGGACCGTTGGTGTTGGCTGACCGGTCGCACGGTTGAAGTCGAAAACGGCCAACCAGCCACGCATGGTCTCTGTCGTGGCATCGACGCCGACGGAGCACTCCTCATCGACACCAATACCGGCACGAAACGCGTCTACTCGGGTGTGGTCCGAAGCATTTCGTAA
- a CDS encoding NADPH-dependent assimilatory sulfite reductase hemoprotein subunit, giving the protein MAETSTPDATKLSKLEHLKENSRQLRGTIAEELQAGVECFNGDNLQLLKHHGSYQQDDRDRRNEKDADGNRLGKRYMFMVRTRIPGGKVTADDFLKELDLCEEYGNGTLRVTSRQGFQLHGVLIKDLKEAIRGINQTKLSTIAACGDVSRNTMCCPAPFKNNPLHDEMQATADAVAEHLKPKTTAYYEIWLKDEETGESEKVEEFVPVEEPVYGKRYLPRKFKVGFAFPEDNCIDVYSQDLGFLAVVENDQIVGYNVLVGGSMGMTPAKKETFPAVAKRLTYVTADRVVDIADAIVKVQRDFGNRENRKLARMKYLIHNWGLPKFKAKVEEYFGENLPEPHPTEVTDVDDHLGWHEQGDGKWFLGVCVPNGRIQDENGVHYKSAFREILTKYGMETRLTALQDVLLCDIEEKDREDITQILKSNNVPLAENLTLLKRYAMACPALPTCGLAVTESERVAPDILADIEKVMDKHGLIGERIALHMTGCPNGCARPYAPDIGLVGKGKNKYTLYLGGDTECTRIGFIYDDLVPQNEIAQRLEPVLQFFKSDRQNGECFGDFCYRQGKEKLADFAANA; this is encoded by the coding sequence ATGGCCGAAACGTCCACGCCGGATGCAACGAAACTCAGCAAGCTGGAACACCTCAAAGAAAACAGCCGCCAATTGCGAGGCACAATCGCCGAGGAATTGCAGGCCGGCGTTGAATGTTTCAATGGAGACAACTTGCAGTTGCTGAAGCATCACGGCAGCTATCAGCAGGACGACCGCGATCGGCGGAATGAGAAGGACGCCGACGGAAATCGGCTCGGCAAACGCTATATGTTCATGGTCCGCACGCGAATTCCCGGCGGAAAGGTGACTGCGGACGATTTCCTCAAAGAACTCGATCTTTGTGAGGAATACGGTAACGGCACCCTTCGAGTGACTTCGCGACAGGGGTTTCAGCTCCATGGCGTGCTGATCAAAGACCTGAAAGAAGCGATTCGGGGCATCAACCAGACGAAACTCAGCACCATCGCCGCTTGCGGTGACGTTTCGCGGAACACGATGTGCTGCCCGGCACCGTTCAAGAACAATCCGCTGCACGACGAGATGCAAGCCACAGCCGACGCCGTCGCCGAGCATCTCAAGCCGAAGACCACGGCGTATTACGAGATTTGGCTCAAAGACGAGGAAACCGGCGAGTCCGAGAAAGTCGAGGAATTCGTTCCCGTCGAGGAACCGGTTTACGGCAAACGGTACTTGCCTCGGAAGTTCAAAGTCGGCTTCGCCTTCCCGGAAGACAACTGCATCGACGTGTACTCACAGGATTTGGGTTTCTTGGCCGTTGTCGAGAACGACCAGATCGTGGGTTACAATGTCCTCGTCGGTGGGAGCATGGGCATGACTCCCGCGAAGAAGGAAACCTTTCCAGCGGTCGCCAAACGATTGACCTACGTCACGGCGGATCGTGTGGTCGACATTGCCGATGCCATTGTGAAAGTCCAACGCGATTTCGGTAACCGGGAAAACCGCAAGCTAGCTCGGATGAAATACCTCATCCACAACTGGGGCCTGCCGAAATTCAAAGCCAAAGTGGAAGAATACTTCGGCGAAAACTTGCCGGAGCCACATCCGACCGAAGTCACTGATGTCGATGACCATCTCGGTTGGCATGAACAAGGTGATGGCAAATGGTTCCTGGGTGTGTGTGTGCCGAATGGACGTATTCAGGACGAAAATGGTGTCCATTACAAGTCGGCGTTTCGAGAAATCCTGACGAAGTACGGCATGGAGACCCGGCTGACGGCTCTGCAAGATGTGCTGCTCTGCGACATCGAGGAGAAAGATCGCGAAGACATCACGCAGATCTTGAAGAGCAACAACGTCCCGCTGGCGGAGAACCTGACGCTGCTGAAGCGGTATGCGATGGCGTGCCCTGCGTTGCCGACATGCGGATTGGCCGTCACGGAATCGGAGCGAGTGGCTCCGGATATCCTGGCGGACATCGAGAAAGTCATGGACAAGCATGGCTTGATTGGCGAACGAATCGCGTTGCACATGACCGGTTGCCCGAACGGATGTGCCCGTCCTTACGCTCCGGATATCGGACTCGTCGGCAAAGGGAAGAACAAGTACACGCTGTATCTCGGTGGTGACACGGAGTGCACGCGAATCGGGTTTATCTACGACGATCTCGTGCCACAAAACGAAATCGCTCAACGGCTCGAACCGGTTCTGCAGTTCTTCAAATCCGACCGACAGAACGGCGAATGTTTTGGCGATTTCTGCTACCGTCAGGGTAAAGAGAAGCTCGCCGACTTCGCGGCTAACGCGTAA
- a CDS encoding S8 family serine peptidase, protein MITHRLTRWLHVALFVIGLSSAPPIFADPLAAPFPTTGLLPKTEIGALRFLKEHPEFDGRGVRVAIFDTGVDPGAVGLQTTPSGQPKFIDFIDTTGSGDVDLQETVKPDGNQLPGLTGRNLKLDPQWKNPEGIYRRGIKRAYELFPSALVSRLKKERKKEFLKKHRQVEAELRASVATWEDSGLKLTPTEKTHLADLRAQLKALQTLENTYEDPGPVYDVIAFNDGQRWRVVVDTDEDGDLTDEDILTNYRDEPAYDTFDEESLLNFTVRFDGDCSRASLVVASGSHGTHVAGIVAAHYENQPELNGIAPGAQIVSVKIGDTRLDGMETGSALARGVQAALDLDCDLINMSYGEPTSTPNVGDLIDVFSKAVNEKGTIFVASAGNSGPCLTTVGAPGGTTSAVIGVGAYLSPEMAATAYSLREPIPGSAYSWTSRGPTADGDFGVDIFAPGGAIAPVPPWTLNRSQRMNGTSMASPNACGAIVLLLSGLKADKIAYSPYSVRRAIQSTAEPIRTIDPFAQGPGLVQVDRAYQHLTTFADALAEDLAFRVSVSGRHHDRGIYLRERNMTDSPQEFRVQIEPAFPEATEPQTKVDFSLSFNFEPSADWISCGRHMLMTSDGGSLAVHVDPTRLRPGAYAESIAAFDATRTDRPAVFRIPITVVVPTPSDTDDPARVEQSMNFGPGDVGRLFAATPANATWANITLTLSKETSETTPVEPKRFLMQTVQLLPGRTFETAMKRNYLLLQPGEPRVISIQTTGSRLLDVSLVQDYSSLKESNVRVEVEFEGLQPDVTDLALTAGALGSPVSVTALTGKERLKPTARLDRLQRFVTPSDASIRPLSDTDSSNAEQLYELETTYEFEQSKSGKVTLRFPQTDDLLYDSPIISHLWNVHDAGGQLVASDDVFPEATQLEKGSHTLTVKFFDTDPERLEDLSAVPLVMERKLSSSISLKVYPSRTAAAAERGTVSTTRLQPGESMDLFVAAPTLSSLPSSVQPGDRLLGTIHYGEESSSSLAGRRPNGWPIACLIPANSKSPSKTNSNSSSDKPTDLAAAMRDAEIAYLKSLSSPKQDQEFETLAAKLLKSHQDKLPILLARLHRLDNEKRRKDHLPKVVDAADAVLAEIDTEALQKHFGQRLDEDDPEAVKERKKFEKLRDTLTDTLYRKGRAIGYQELPDVEEKHPVKDPKALDAAFEANFKELARWVDTTEKKWDLLHIRWLRRNERFGQALEILNRDLKDSAPDYWRLKKQRDIYEQLDWLHAADYANRWLAIRFPDRVMKTR, encoded by the coding sequence ATGATCACTCATCGACTTACACGCTGGCTCCATGTCGCTTTGTTTGTGATTGGACTTTCGTCAGCCCCCCCGATTTTCGCAGACCCATTGGCGGCTCCATTTCCCACGACGGGGTTGTTGCCGAAAACGGAAATCGGTGCGTTACGGTTTCTGAAGGAGCACCCCGAATTCGATGGGCGAGGCGTGCGGGTGGCGATTTTCGATACCGGCGTTGACCCTGGTGCCGTCGGTCTGCAAACCACCCCTTCCGGTCAGCCGAAGTTCATTGACTTCATCGATACCACCGGCAGCGGCGACGTGGATCTGCAAGAGACCGTCAAGCCGGACGGCAACCAACTGCCAGGACTGACCGGTCGCAATTTGAAACTCGATCCGCAGTGGAAGAATCCCGAGGGCATTTATCGTCGGGGGATCAAACGAGCGTATGAGTTGTTCCCCTCCGCCCTGGTGAGTCGCCTCAAGAAAGAGCGGAAGAAAGAGTTCCTCAAGAAACATCGGCAGGTGGAAGCGGAACTTCGTGCCAGTGTCGCGACTTGGGAAGACAGCGGATTGAAACTCACACCGACCGAGAAAACGCACCTTGCGGACTTACGGGCCCAACTGAAAGCGCTTCAGACTCTAGAGAACACTTACGAAGATCCCGGTCCGGTTTACGACGTGATCGCCTTCAACGATGGACAGCGATGGCGTGTCGTGGTCGATACCGACGAGGACGGCGACCTCACCGATGAAGACATACTCACCAACTACCGCGACGAACCGGCCTACGACACGTTTGACGAAGAAAGTCTGCTCAACTTCACCGTGCGTTTCGACGGCGATTGCTCGCGGGCATCGTTGGTCGTCGCGAGCGGATCGCATGGCACGCATGTTGCCGGAATCGTGGCGGCTCACTACGAGAACCAACCGGAGCTCAATGGCATTGCACCGGGGGCGCAGATCGTTTCCGTCAAGATCGGCGACACTCGGCTGGATGGCATGGAGACCGGGTCGGCTCTCGCCAGGGGTGTGCAAGCGGCCCTCGATTTGGATTGCGACCTGATCAACATGAGCTACGGCGAACCGACCAGCACGCCAAACGTCGGCGATTTAATCGATGTCTTTTCCAAAGCCGTCAATGAAAAGGGAACGATCTTCGTCGCAAGTGCCGGGAATTCAGGACCGTGTTTGACGACCGTCGGCGCTCCCGGCGGAACGACATCGGCCGTGATCGGTGTGGGGGCGTATCTGTCTCCGGAAATGGCCGCGACCGCGTATTCCTTGCGAGAACCAATTCCCGGCAGTGCGTACTCATGGACAAGTCGCGGACCGACTGCCGATGGAGATTTCGGTGTCGATATCTTCGCTCCCGGTGGAGCCATCGCTCCGGTTCCACCTTGGACACTGAACCGCAGTCAGCGAATGAATGGTACATCGATGGCCTCCCCCAACGCGTGTGGTGCGATCGTGTTGCTGCTTTCGGGATTGAAAGCCGACAAAATTGCGTACTCCCCGTACAGTGTCCGACGAGCGATCCAAAGCACCGCGGAACCGATCCGCACGATTGATCCGTTTGCTCAAGGCCCCGGTTTGGTGCAAGTCGATCGGGCTTACCAACATCTCACTACATTCGCCGATGCACTCGCCGAAGACTTGGCATTTCGCGTTTCGGTGTCGGGACGACATCACGACCGAGGGATTTATCTGCGGGAACGGAACATGACCGATTCGCCGCAAGAATTCCGTGTTCAGATCGAACCGGCCTTTCCCGAAGCCACGGAACCGCAAACGAAAGTCGATTTCAGTTTGTCGTTCAACTTCGAACCGTCCGCCGACTGGATTTCTTGCGGACGTCATATGTTGATGACCAGCGATGGCGGTTCGCTGGCGGTACATGTGGACCCCACGCGACTTCGTCCCGGTGCGTACGCGGAATCGATCGCCGCCTTCGATGCCACTCGGACCGACCGCCCCGCGGTATTTCGCATCCCGATCACGGTCGTCGTCCCGACGCCTAGCGACACCGACGATCCAGCACGAGTCGAACAATCCATGAACTTTGGACCGGGGGATGTCGGTCGTCTCTTTGCCGCCACTCCCGCCAATGCGACATGGGCAAACATTACACTCACGCTCAGCAAGGAAACGTCGGAAACGACTCCGGTCGAACCCAAACGGTTTCTGATGCAAACCGTGCAACTGCTTCCCGGTCGCACATTCGAAACAGCCATGAAGCGAAACTATCTGCTGCTTCAACCCGGCGAACCTCGCGTGATTTCGATTCAAACCACGGGGAGTCGACTGCTCGATGTCAGTTTGGTGCAAGATTATTCCAGCCTGAAGGAATCGAATGTCCGAGTCGAAGTCGAGTTTGAGGGACTCCAACCGGATGTCACCGATCTCGCGCTCACCGCGGGTGCTCTTGGCAGCCCGGTGTCAGTGACGGCGTTGACCGGGAAAGAACGCTTGAAACCAACCGCTCGGTTGGATCGGTTGCAGCGTTTCGTCACGCCAAGCGATGCCAGTATCCGCCCACTGTCGGACACGGATTCAAGCAACGCCGAGCAACTCTACGAACTCGAAACGACCTACGAATTCGAGCAATCGAAATCGGGAAAGGTCACGCTGCGATTTCCACAAACCGACGATTTGCTCTACGACTCACCGATCATTTCGCACCTTTGGAATGTCCACGATGCCGGTGGGCAACTCGTCGCGAGCGATGATGTCTTTCCGGAAGCGACCCAACTCGAAAAAGGTTCGCACACGCTGACCGTCAAGTTCTTCGATACCGATCCGGAACGCTTGGAAGACTTGTCTGCGGTACCGCTCGTAATGGAACGCAAACTGAGTTCTTCGATTTCCCTGAAGGTTTATCCGTCGCGAACCGCTGCCGCCGCCGAACGCGGCACCGTGTCCACAACACGATTGCAGCCGGGCGAATCGATGGACTTGTTCGTGGCGGCTCCGACGTTGAGTTCCCTTCCAAGCTCCGTGCAACCCGGTGATCGGCTGTTGGGAACCATTCACTACGGCGAGGAAAGTTCTTCGTCACTGGCGGGACGGCGGCCGAACGGTTGGCCGATCGCATGTTTGATTCCGGCGAATTCGAAGAGTCCATCAAAAACGAACTCGAATTCTTCCAGTGACAAGCCAACCGATCTCGCCGCCGCCATGCGGGACGCAGAAATTGCCTATCTAAAGTCTTTGTCTTCGCCGAAACAAGACCAGGAGTTTGAGACGTTAGCAGCGAAATTGCTGAAGTCTCATCAGGACAAATTGCCAATTCTGTTGGCAAGATTGCATCGGTTGGACAACGAGAAACGCCGGAAAGATCATTTGCCTAAAGTGGTGGATGCAGCTGATGCGGTGCTAGCGGAGATCGACACCGAGGCTTTGCAAAAGCACTTCGGCCAACGCCTCGATGAAGACGACCCGGAAGCGGTCAAAGAACGCAAGAAATTCGAGAAACTCCGCGACACACTGACTGACACGCTCTATCGCAAGGGCAGGGCGATTGGGTACCAGGAACTGCCAGACGTGGAGGAGAAACACCCCGTTAAAGATCCCAAAGCTCTCGATGCGGCCTTTGAAGCGAACTTCAAGGAACTCGCTCGATGGGTCGACACCACGGAGAAGAAATGGGATCTGCTGCATATTCGCTGGCTGCGTCGCAACGAACGATTCGGTCAGGCTCTCGAAATTCTCAATCGTGATTTGAAGGACTCCGCCCCGGATTATTGGAGACTCAAGAAACAACGGGACATCTACGAACAACTCGATTGGCTGCACGCCGCAGACTACGCGAACCGATGGCTCGCCATCCGCTTCCCGGACCGCGTCATGAAAACTCGCTAA